In a genomic window of Pedosphaera parvula Ellin514:
- the recO gene encoding DNA repair protein RecO, whose translation MIENATGIILRTRPLTDTSFIIHWLTPDFGRLATVAKGARRAKSPFAGKLDLFYLADFSFLRSRRSELHNLREVNLKDTHAGLRRELDYVLQASYCTALVEQTTEMETPLPETFELMSGFLKHLPQHPPLPQMLFGFEVKLLSEQGLQPDLENDRIGPDLKQILRILLVSDWDSMARLKLTPQQVTGLRQFLHGFLIYHLGKVPRSRPSH comes from the coding sequence ATGATTGAGAATGCCACCGGCATAATACTGCGCACCCGGCCACTCACGGATACCAGCTTCATCATCCACTGGTTGACCCCTGACTTCGGCCGGCTGGCAACTGTCGCCAAAGGTGCCCGGCGCGCCAAGTCTCCCTTTGCCGGAAAGCTCGACCTCTTCTATCTGGCCGATTTCAGTTTTCTGCGTAGCCGGCGGTCTGAACTCCATAATTTGCGGGAAGTCAACTTGAAGGATACCCATGCCGGTTTGCGCAGGGAATTGGACTACGTGCTACAAGCTTCCTATTGCACAGCACTCGTCGAGCAAACGACCGAGATGGAAACACCGCTCCCCGAGACGTTCGAATTGATGAGTGGGTTTCTCAAGCATTTGCCTCAACATCCTCCCCTGCCGCAAATGCTTTTCGGTTTTGAAGTGAAACTGTTGAGCGAACAAGGACTGCAACCCGATTTGGAGAATGATCGGATCGGCCCTGACCTCAAGCAAATCCTCCGCATCCTTTTAGTCAGCGACTGGGACTCCATGGCACGGCTGAAACTCACTCCTCAGCAAGTCACCGGCCTTCGCCAATTCCTCCACGGATTTCTCATCTACCATCTCGGTAAAGTCCCCCGCAGCCGCCCCTCACATTAG
- the ispG gene encoding (E)-4-hydroxy-3-methylbut-2-enyl-diphosphate synthase: MQYCASPYLFQRRQTREVTVGDPARGGVIIGGEHPVVMQSMLTCDTMDTKASVQQTLELVAVGCQIVRITAPTVKDAANLQNIVKELRDQGCFVPIVADIHFKPDAAMEAAKWVEKVRINPGNYADSKKFAIKEYTNEQYEAELQRIEERFTPLVKLCKDLGRAMRIGTNHGSLSDRIMNRFGDSPLGMVESALEFARIARKNDYHNFVFSMKSSNPKVMIECYRLLVARLNELGPDWNYPIHLGVTEAGEGEDGRIKSAIGIGSLLCDGLGDTIRVSLTEDSPNEIAVCRDLLAQIPSLSNRNATVAEIKPSYDPFTFQRRSTPEIELSETVKCGGEQTVRVVVTQATWDKVAPKIRPKDDVKPEGIYEDLNVFEVDPTTDFKINCETQLVTVKDGVALPAVTAFRLLAAKLKHLGLNNPILLKDCLNFPEAPWEPKIALLRASVVVGALLADGIGDAVLIRGESGGGQSLRLAYNILQAAGCRSFKTDYVACPSCGRTLFNLQTVTARIKARTDHLKGVKIAIMGCIVNGPGEMADADFGYVGGAPNKINLYVGKQPIKFNIPEAEAVDRLVDLIREHGKWVEPEP; this comes from the coding sequence ATGCAATACTGCGCCTCCCCGTATTTGTTCCAGCGTCGTCAGACCCGTGAAGTAACCGTGGGTGATCCTGCTCGTGGAGGAGTGATCATCGGTGGCGAGCATCCTGTGGTGATGCAGTCCATGTTGACCTGCGACACAATGGATACGAAGGCGAGTGTCCAGCAGACGCTGGAGCTGGTGGCAGTGGGTTGCCAGATCGTTCGGATCACCGCGCCGACTGTCAAGGATGCAGCGAACCTGCAGAACATTGTCAAAGAATTACGTGACCAGGGATGTTTTGTTCCCATTGTGGCCGACATTCATTTCAAGCCGGACGCAGCGATGGAAGCTGCAAAGTGGGTGGAGAAGGTGCGCATCAATCCGGGCAATTACGCAGACTCCAAGAAGTTTGCGATCAAGGAATATACCAACGAGCAATACGAAGCGGAGTTGCAGCGCATTGAGGAGCGGTTTACGCCGCTGGTGAAGCTATGCAAGGATTTGGGCCGGGCGATGCGTATCGGGACGAACCACGGTTCGTTGAGTGATCGCATCATGAACCGGTTTGGCGACAGTCCGCTCGGCATGGTGGAGAGCGCTTTGGAATTTGCACGCATTGCGCGGAAGAATGATTATCACAATTTCGTTTTCTCGATGAAGTCGAGCAATCCGAAGGTGATGATTGAATGCTATCGTTTGCTGGTGGCACGACTGAATGAGTTGGGGCCTGATTGGAACTATCCGATTCACCTGGGAGTCACTGAGGCGGGCGAGGGTGAGGATGGGCGCATCAAGAGCGCGATTGGGATTGGTTCTTTGTTGTGTGATGGATTGGGCGACACGATTCGCGTTTCGTTGACGGAAGATTCCCCGAATGAGATTGCGGTTTGCCGTGATTTGCTGGCGCAGATTCCAAGCCTGTCGAATCGGAACGCAACTGTGGCGGAGATCAAGCCTTCCTACGATCCGTTTACGTTTCAACGCAGGAGCACGCCTGAAATTGAATTGAGCGAAACGGTAAAGTGCGGCGGGGAACAAACTGTTCGCGTTGTGGTTACGCAGGCGACGTGGGACAAGGTGGCGCCGAAAATTCGTCCCAAGGACGACGTGAAGCCCGAAGGGATTTACGAGGATTTAAATGTTTTCGAAGTTGATCCGACCACCGATTTTAAAATCAATTGTGAAACACAATTGGTGACCGTGAAAGATGGTGTGGCTTTGCCAGCCGTAACGGCGTTTCGCCTGTTGGCGGCAAAGCTGAAGCATCTGGGGTTGAATAATCCCATTTTGTTGAAGGATTGTTTGAATTTTCCTGAGGCGCCATGGGAGCCGAAAATTGCGTTGTTGCGGGCTTCGGTGGTGGTGGGTGCGCTGCTGGCGGATGGGATTGGCGATGCCGTTCTGATTCGTGGCGAGTCTGGTGGTGGTCAATCGCTGAGATTGGCGTACAATATTTTGCAGGCGGCAGGGTGTCGTTCATTCAAGACTGATTACGTTGCCTGTCCCTCGTGCGGTCGAACCTTGTTTAATCTCCAGACGGTTACCGCCCGAATCAAGGCGCGGACGGATCATCTTAAGGGAGTGAAGATTGCGATCATGGGTTGCATCGTCAATGGTCCTGGTGAGATGGCCGATGCGGATTTTGGCTATGTCGGTGGTGCGCCGAACAAAATCAATTTGTATGTGGGCAAGCAGCCGATCAAGTTCAACATTCCTGAAGCGGAAGCGGTGGATCGTTTGGTGGACCTGATCCGTGAGCATGGCAAGTGGGTGGAACCGGAGCCGTAG
- the rseP gene encoding RIP metalloprotease RseP, producing the protein MHYLKPVFIILEVLVLFNLLIFVHELGHFLAARWRGLKVDRFAIWFGKPIWKTKINGVEYALGSIPAGGYVSLPQMAPMEMIEGKSSEKSSEPLPPISALDKIIVAFAGPLFSFGLALVFALVVWQVGRPVTEAETSTTVGYVYKDGPAEQAGLKPGDEILKVDGKPVTKFGGMGDSISWRVVRSEGVSVPIEIKRFNEETKTKETKTIDVKPKIEEGKAWQRKGLRQILIEPAQSSIVAKVYSNSPAALAGLKPKDEIAAVNGKKPIHYALIGEMLEKNGDKPVELTVVREGTNFSVSIKPEMPLNPTDEQKKPMLGILWLDGGKATIAYPHPLEQIDSSVNAMISTFSALFSKKSDIKPQHLGGAVKIGEVYYHLFSNENGWRLAIWFSVLMNINLAILNMLPFPVLDGGHITLALIESIRRRPVSAWILNYVQTGCAVLLIGYMLYIAFFDVQDLLPGGGAKNRQSTSEIKFAPKTESVK; encoded by the coding sequence ATGCATTATTTAAAACCTGTTTTCATCATATTGGAGGTCTTAGTCCTCTTTAACTTGCTGATCTTTGTTCACGAGTTGGGACACTTTTTGGCGGCCCGATGGAGAGGGTTGAAAGTGGATCGTTTTGCGATCTGGTTTGGGAAGCCGATCTGGAAGACGAAGATTAACGGGGTTGAGTATGCGCTGGGTTCGATTCCGGCCGGTGGGTATGTTTCACTGCCACAGATGGCGCCGATGGAGATGATTGAAGGAAAGAGCTCCGAAAAATCTTCCGAGCCGTTGCCACCGATTTCGGCACTGGATAAAATCATTGTGGCCTTCGCTGGCCCGCTGTTCAGCTTTGGTCTGGCATTGGTATTTGCGCTGGTGGTTTGGCAGGTTGGAAGGCCGGTTACGGAGGCTGAGACTTCAACTACCGTTGGCTATGTCTATAAGGATGGTCCTGCGGAGCAGGCTGGTCTCAAGCCTGGAGATGAGATACTGAAGGTGGATGGAAAGCCTGTTACCAAGTTTGGCGGGATGGGCGACAGCATTAGCTGGCGTGTGGTACGGAGCGAAGGCGTGAGTGTTCCGATTGAAATCAAGCGCTTCAATGAAGAGACCAAGACCAAGGAAACGAAGACAATCGACGTAAAGCCAAAGATTGAAGAAGGAAAGGCCTGGCAGAGAAAGGGATTGCGCCAGATTTTGATCGAGCCGGCACAATCCTCGATTGTAGCGAAAGTATACAGCAACAGTCCGGCGGCACTGGCAGGATTAAAACCCAAGGACGAAATTGCAGCGGTGAATGGCAAGAAGCCGATTCATTATGCATTGATCGGTGAGATGCTGGAGAAAAACGGGGACAAGCCGGTGGAGTTGACGGTGGTGCGCGAGGGAACGAATTTTAGTGTCTCGATAAAACCGGAGATGCCGCTGAATCCGACGGATGAGCAGAAGAAGCCGATGCTGGGGATTTTGTGGCTGGATGGCGGGAAGGCAACCATCGCTTATCCGCATCCATTGGAGCAGATAGATTCCAGTGTCAATGCGATGATCAGCACATTCAGCGCCTTGTTTTCAAAGAAGTCGGACATCAAGCCGCAGCATCTTGGAGGGGCGGTGAAGATTGGGGAAGTTTACTATCATCTTTTCAGCAACGAGAACGGCTGGCGGTTGGCGATCTGGTTTAGCGTGTTGATGAACATCAACCTTGCCATCCTAAACATGCTGCCATTCCCGGTGCTTGATGGCGGACACATTACGCTGGCATTGATCGAATCGATTCGCCGGCGTCCGGTGAGCGCGTGGATATTGAATTATGTTCAAACTGGTTGCGCTGTGCTTTTAATTGGGTACATGCTTTACATAGCGTTCTTTGATGTCCAGGACCTTCTCCCCGGCGGAGGAGCCAAGAACCGGCAATCAACGAGCGAAATCAAGTTTGCACCTAAAACAGAGTCCGTGAAATAA